In one window of Thermodesulfobacteriota bacterium DNA:
- a CDS encoding glucan 1,4-alpha-glucosidase: MSVAHKPSFPFTSAEAFGKPGHEPRWTRASKEGAGTAKSPFSRVWFTMEGGIITEVYFPDIETACIKDLRFLVTDSRTFFGEEGKDTLTTRFEYIHEKAPGYVITNTARSGLWSITKRVVTDPQANSLVMNVGFKALHGTTADFRLFVLVAPHMKNMGYGNTGRCAAYGKRNYLLARREDTAAALASDKPFLGMSAGYSGISDGWHDLKDDLDMDWMFERAEDGNVALTAELKPGSDMVLALGFGKDEVEAALEAEISLSREYASVERDFIRGWRRHINTLMPLGKRAADGGRRFRASALALKAHEDKTFPGAVASSLSIPWGQSRGDEAGRGYRLVRPGDLCRTAFAFMAMGDGRTALSVLDYLQSTQADAGAWPLEMHVNGTVSRPEVRLENAALPILLAWRLRGIGLAGTGFYPMIKNAASYMARNGPFGPEGGGASPSTLAYGISALVAAAHWAREMRETRESDYLFSVADGWHTKIEEWTFIKCGCTGEGAPGHYMRMDGGRPFALAPEEEDFHALVFNKDRPDRFPEHGRGVFDTGFLDLVRLGVRGPRDPSIVSSLRAVDRHLRFEHHGRVYFYRHEGDGYGEKEDGSPFDGSGTGRPWPLLSGERAMYEIAADGFPEKYLESLEASANEGFLFPEQVWDKSDIPELKLLKGRGTGSATPFIPAHAEYIKLLRSMHDRQCFDMIKEARERYVECLTSFSVAEWKKGMEIGSAKSSEAVRITSPREAHIVWTTDHWATRNEEPLKGTGLGIWHRDFEAGKLKPGARLVFTFRYADTGEWEGRDFEIGID; this comes from the coding sequence ATGAGCGTTGCCCATAAACCGTCATTCCCCTTTACTTCCGCAGAGGCATTCGGCAAGCCTGGCCACGAGCCCAGGTGGACCAGGGCCTCGAAGGAGGGCGCGGGCACGGCGAAAAGCCCCTTTTCACGCGTATGGTTCACGATGGAAGGCGGCATAATAACCGAGGTTTACTTCCCCGATATTGAGACCGCCTGCATAAAGGACCTCCGCTTCCTCGTGACCGATTCGAGGACCTTCTTCGGCGAGGAGGGGAAAGACACCCTTACGACGCGCTTCGAGTACATACATGAAAAGGCGCCGGGGTATGTAATCACGAATACCGCCAGGTCCGGGCTCTGGAGCATAACGAAGCGCGTGGTCACGGACCCGCAGGCGAACTCCCTAGTGATGAACGTCGGCTTCAAGGCCCTGCACGGCACGACCGCCGATTTCCGCCTTTTCGTCCTCGTTGCCCCACACATGAAGAACATGGGCTACGGCAATACCGGCAGGTGCGCCGCTTACGGGAAAAGGAACTACCTCCTGGCCCGGAGAGAGGACACCGCAGCGGCCCTTGCGTCGGACAAGCCCTTCCTCGGAATGTCGGCAGGGTACTCCGGGATCTCGGACGGCTGGCACGACCTGAAGGACGACCTCGATATGGACTGGATGTTCGAGCGCGCGGAGGACGGCAATGTCGCCCTTACTGCCGAGCTTAAGCCGGGCAGCGACATGGTGCTCGCGCTCGGCTTCGGCAAGGACGAGGTGGAGGCGGCGCTAGAGGCGGAGATATCTCTTTCAAGGGAATACGCCTCGGTCGAGCGGGACTTCATCCGGGGCTGGAGGAGGCATATCAATACCCTCATGCCGCTCGGCAAGCGCGCGGCTGACGGGGGCAGGAGGTTCAGGGCGAGCGCGCTCGCCCTGAAGGCCCACGAAGACAAGACATTTCCCGGAGCGGTCGCGTCGTCCCTATCCATCCCGTGGGGGCAATCCAGGGGCGACGAGGCCGGCAGAGGCTACAGGCTCGTAAGGCCCGGCGACCTCTGCAGGACCGCCTTCGCCTTCATGGCCATGGGCGACGGCAGGACCGCCCTTTCCGTCCTCGACTACCTGCAGTCCACGCAGGCGGACGCAGGCGCATGGCCCCTTGAGATGCACGTAAACGGCACGGTCAGCCGCCCGGAGGTGCGCCTGGAAAATGCCGCTCTCCCGATACTCCTTGCATGGAGGCTCAGGGGCATCGGGCTTGCCGGGACTGGCTTTTACCCGATGATAAAGAACGCGGCGTCGTATATGGCGAGGAACGGCCCGTTCGGGCCGGAGGGCGGCGGCGCTTCGCCTTCCACGCTCGCATACGGCATATCCGCCCTTGTCGCGGCCGCGCACTGGGCAAGGGAGATGCGCGAGACAAGGGAATCAGACTACCTCTTTTCAGTCGCTGACGGATGGCATACGAAGATCGAGGAATGGACATTCATAAAATGCGGCTGCACGGGCGAAGGCGCGCCCGGGCATTACATGAGGATGGACGGAGGGCGGCCCTTTGCGCTCGCCCCTGAAGAAGAGGACTTCCATGCCCTCGTATTCAATAAGGACAGGCCCGACCGCTTCCCCGAGCACGGGCGCGGGGTGTTCGACACCGGGTTTCTCGACCTCGTGAGGCTCGGGGTGCGCGGCCCGAGAGACCCCAGCATAGTAAGCTCGCTGCGCGCGGTCGACAGGCACCTCCGATTCGAGCACCACGGGAGGGTATACTTCTACAGGCACGAGGGCGACGGCTACGGCGAAAAGGAGGACGGCTCGCCTTTCGACGGCTCAGGCACAGGCAGGCCCTGGCCGCTCCTGTCCGGCGAGCGCGCAATGTACGAAATAGCCGCGGACGGCTTCCCCGAAAAATACCTCGAATCTCTCGAGGCCTCGGCCAACGAGGGGTTCCTCTTCCCGGAGCAGGTCTGGGACAAGTCCGACATACCTGAGCTTAAGCTCCTCAAAGGGCGCGGCACCGGCTCGGCAACGCCTTTCATACCGGCCCACGCCGAGTACATAAAGCTACTAAGGAGCATGCACGACCGGCAGTGCTTCGATATGATAAAGGAAGCGCGAGAGAGGTATGTCGAATGCCTGACCTCGTTTTCGGTCGCGGAATGGAAAAAGGGCATGGAGATAGGCTCGGCGAAAAGCTCTGAGGCAGTCCGCATAACCTCGCCAAGGGAGGCCCATATCGTCTGGACGACAGACCATTGGGCGACCAGGAACGAGGAGCCCTTGAAAGGGACGGGCCTCGGCATATGGCACAGGGACTTCGAAGCCGGGAAGCTAAAGCCCGGCGCAAGGCTCGTATTCACCTTCAGGTATGCGGATACCGGCGAGTGGGAAGGCCGGGACTTCGAGATAGGAATCGACTAG
- a CDS encoding ferritin-like domain-containing protein yields MSLKLSDDARKKIIDMLNEDRAQELTAIIQYMGHHYEGEGLESPAILDLFRKTAMDEMRHAEDLAERIVYLGGVPVYKPGQVQRGGDLRTMLKADLGLEDGAIERYRGHIKVCAELGDTTTRLMLEKILSEEEGHADAFETALGRG; encoded by the coding sequence ATGTCCCTTAAGCTGAGTGACGACGCCAGGAAGAAGATAATCGACATGCTGAACGAGGACAGGGCCCAGGAGCTTACCGCCATAATCCAGTACATGGGCCACCATTACGAGGGCGAGGGGCTTGAGAGCCCGGCGATACTCGACCTTTTCAGGAAGACCGCCATGGACGAGATGAGACACGCGGAGGACCTGGCCGAGAGGATAGTCTACCTCGGGGGCGTTCCAGTCTACAAGCCCGGGCAGGTGCAGAGGGGAGGGGACCTGAGGACCATGCTGAAGGCAGACCTGGGTCTCGAGGACGGCGCGATAGAGCGCTACAGGGGGCATATAAAAGTTTGCGCCGAGCTGGGCGACACCACCACCAGGCTCATGCTCGAAAAAATACTTTCGGAGGAGGAAGGCCACGCCGACGCGTTCGAGACGGCGCTTGGCAGAGGTTAA
- a CDS encoding SAM-dependent methyltransferase, whose protein sequence is MREAGPRPETGLAAEIVAEIREKGPITFARFMEIALYLPGKGYYTSGRGTWGPEGDYITSLDVSPVFARTLARGLKEMWEALGSPSPFVFVEAGAGRGWLTKGVLESLKEISPGLSGAIIPRLVERSAAERDSPPGATWHSELSDIPPFSSGCILSNELMDSFPVHRVEFSGGELKELYVGCDGNGFKEVHGPLSTGELQGYFRENGVAPFEGMRTEVNLEAIRWLGEAGALMERGFMVTIDYGFPAAELYSPERRGSLMCHYRHTLNDNPFINVGEQDMTTHVDFTALANAGLKTGLGVTGFTTQKNYLIGLGILDELKPPPEGSPGVEEMKFNRAVARLISPGGMGDTFKTLVQHKGIAKPGLRAFSFRDMARSLWPEPS, encoded by the coding sequence ATGCGTGAGGCCGGGCCGCGGCCTGAAACCGGCCTTGCCGCTGAAATAGTTGCCGAGATAAGGGAAAAGGGGCCGATCACCTTCGCAAGGTTCATGGAGATAGCCCTTTACCTCCCGGGAAAGGGCTATTACACCTCAGGCAGGGGGACCTGGGGTCCCGAGGGCGACTACATTACAAGCCTGGACGTAAGCCCGGTCTTTGCGAGGACGCTGGCCAGGGGGCTTAAGGAGATGTGGGAGGCCCTCGGCTCGCCGTCGCCCTTCGTCTTCGTCGAGGCGGGGGCAGGAAGGGGATGGCTAACCAAAGGCGTGCTGGAGTCCTTGAAGGAGATCTCTCCCGGGCTTTCGGGGGCGATAATCCCCAGGCTCGTCGAGAGGTCCGCCGCGGAAAGGGATTCTCCCCCTGGGGCGACATGGCATTCGGAGCTTTCCGATATCCCGCCGTTTTCTTCCGGCTGCATACTATCGAATGAGCTTATGGACAGCTTCCCGGTCCACAGGGTCGAGTTCTCGGGCGGAGAGTTGAAGGAACTCTACGTCGGATGCGATGGAAACGGCTTTAAAGAGGTCCACGGCCCTCTTTCGACCGGCGAGCTTCAAGGGTATTTCAGGGAGAACGGTGTGGCCCCCTTCGAGGGCATGAGGACCGAGGTCAACCTCGAGGCGATACGGTGGCTGGGCGAGGCCGGAGCCCTCATGGAGCGCGGCTTCATGGTGACCATAGACTACGGCTTCCCTGCAGCCGAGCTCTATTCGCCCGAAAGAAGGGGCAGCCTCATGTGCCATTACAGGCACACCCTGAACGACAACCCGTTTATAAACGTCGGGGAGCAGGACATGACCACCCATGTGGACTTTACCGCCCTTGCCAACGCGGGCCTTAAGACGGGCCTCGGTGTTACCGGCTTTACTACGCAGAAGAACTATCTTATCGGGCTCGGCATACTGGATGAGCTTAAGCCCCCTCCGGAGGGCTCGCCGGGCGTCGAGGAGATGAAGTTCAACAGGGCAGTTGCCAGGCTCATCTCGCCCGGGGGCATGGGGGACACCTTCAAGACGCTCGTGCAGCACAAGGGCATTGCCAAACCCGGGCTCCGGGCCTTCTCGTTCAGGGATATGGCCCGGAGCCTCTGGCCAGAGCCCTCTTGA
- a CDS encoding ferritin family protein, translating to MARDRIVEELGTAYNTEIAGYHFYTTAAALVDDSRGRSVFANLAKDELAHMVVVGKIAESVKNGLGWISYEQALAEGFALTQSIPYPKENDLIKRLTTNQSDTNAVQIAIENEESAVEFYSRLLKEAETPVEKVVLTKLLEMEKGHLKILRWEYESLTKTGFWCGEMEYSVEKESE from the coding sequence ATGGCCAGGGACAGGATTGTCGAGGAGCTTGGGACAGCATACAATACCGAGATAGCCGGATACCACTTCTACACCACGGCCGCCGCGCTTGTCGACGATTCCAGGGGGAGGAGCGTATTTGCGAACCTCGCGAAGGACGAGCTCGCCCACATGGTCGTGGTCGGCAAGATTGCCGAATCGGTAAAGAACGGCCTCGGCTGGATTAGCTACGAGCAGGCCCTTGCAGAGGGGTTCGCGCTCACCCAGAGCATACCCTACCCGAAGGAAAACGACCTCATAAAAAGGCTCACCACCAACCAGTCCGACACCAACGCCGTCCAGATAGCCATCGAGAACGAAGAGTCCGCCGTGGAGTTCTACTCCCGTCTCCTCAAGGAAGCCGAGACCCCGGTAGAGAAGGTCGTCCTTACGAAACTCCTCGAGATGGAGAAGGGGCACCTGAAGATACTCAGGTGGGAGTACGAGTCCCTTACCAAGACCGGCTTCTGGTGCGGCGAGATGGAGTACAGCGTCGAGAAGGAGAGCGAGTAG
- a CDS encoding geranylgeranyl reductase family protein, producing the protein MYDAIVAGLGPAGSTAAYYLSKAGLKVLGVDKETFPRYKSCGGCVSTKIDGLLDFDISPAVEETVYGASFTYKSGRPLDIISDKPVGYNVMRDAFDHLLLKNAREAGAEVIEGARVRSAEDTGASVKVGLADGRSYEARVLVGADGASGFTGRELFGLRPKEAALSMTAEVPLKRESRGYSGRLFIDFGCVPHGYAWIFPKKDFLSIGIAASAQKAGRIKEYFNAFVSSHGALKGLDIGPAAGWTVPVYYDGAPSPVKGRVVLVGDTGHLVEPFLGEGIYYAAYTAKAASSVILDYIGGRAGLQDYPERLEAEMLPGFRSALKLSDLVYNHPRLWYGIIERDPQIMQRYYDVIRGTEDCSSFYSWALNKVKSKPWKVLRSWLESRFIPA; encoded by the coding sequence ATGTACGACGCGATCGTTGCCGGCCTGGGGCCGGCCGGTTCGACTGCAGCGTATTACCTCTCAAAGGCGGGACTCAAGGTGCTCGGGGTGGACAAGGAGACCTTCCCGAGGTACAAGTCCTGCGGCGGGTGCGTCTCCACCAAGATAGACGGCCTCCTCGATTTCGATATCTCCCCTGCCGTGGAAGAGACTGTCTACGGCGCGTCGTTCACCTACAAGTCAGGAAGGCCGCTCGATATAATCTCTGACAAGCCCGTCGGCTACAACGTCATGCGCGACGCCTTCGACCACCTGCTCCTCAAGAATGCCAGGGAGGCCGGGGCAGAGGTCATCGAGGGCGCGCGGGTAAGGTCCGCAGAGGACACCGGGGCGTCGGTAAAAGTCGGGCTTGCCGACGGCAGGAGCTACGAGGCAAGGGTGCTTGTCGGCGCGGACGGGGCCTCGGGCTTTACAGGCAGGGAGCTCTTCGGCCTTCGCCCGAAGGAGGCCGCTCTTTCCATGACCGCCGAGGTGCCTCTAAAGAGGGAGTCAAGGGGCTACTCCGGAAGGCTCTTCATTGACTTCGGCTGCGTGCCGCACGGCTACGCATGGATATTCCCGAAAAAGGACTTCCTTTCAATCGGCATCGCGGCGAGCGCCCAAAAGGCCGGGAGGATCAAGGAATACTTCAACGCCTTCGTCTCATCGCACGGGGCGCTCAAGGGCCTTGATATAGGCCCTGCGGCGGGCTGGACCGTGCCTGTCTACTATGACGGCGCGCCCTCGCCCGTAAAGGGCAGGGTCGTGCTCGTGGGCGATACAGGTCATCTTGTTGAGCCCTTCCTAGGCGAGGGCATATACTACGCGGCCTATACAGCCAAGGCCGCTTCCTCTGTTATACTTGACTATATCGGGGGGAGGGCCGGGCTTCAGGATTATCCGGAACGGCTTGAGGCGGAGATGCTGCCCGGGTTCCGGTCTGCCCTGAAGCTCTCCGACCTGGTGTATAACCACCCGAGGCTCTGGTACGGCATTATCGAGCGGGACCCGCAGATAATGCAGAGGTACTATGACGTTATAAGGGGCACGGAGGATTGCTCTTCCTTTTACTCATGGGCGCTCAACAAGGTCAAATCCAAGCCCTGGAAGGTGCTCCGCAGCTGGTTGGAGTCGAGGTTCATCCCGGCTTAG
- a CDS encoding PDZ domain-containing protein, producing MRNPMPLFAVLFFTLSFFITHEVHAQDGQEMARTMPGAQAERPWLGVTIQGLDPERAAEMGMPGARGVVVSDVAEGSPAQVAGLMPGDVITEAGGRDVRSASDLITAIRSAGVGRNIELDVLRGGAEESFNVQLSAMPKGAMQERGRAMMGGQTGGMMAGGCPMGMEGMGPMRGHGMGFGMGHGMGMTGMDMMMGPRGKKGGMPGAFYGRMMMAVKALDLTPEQKARATELYTDFRKQAIRTGADVKIARLELHELLKAEPVNMDSVTAKVNEITRKQADLMMAGIRGVEEFKKTLTPEQRGQLRDMLAMDSGGVDDMEAMAMDSGGMDMTDMPE from the coding sequence ATGCGAAATCCGATGCCGCTGTTTGCCGTCCTTTTCTTCACGCTTTCCTTTTTTATAACCCACGAAGTCCATGCCCAGGACGGGCAGGAGATGGCCCGGACCATGCCCGGGGCCCAGGCTGAAAGGCCCTGGCTCGGCGTTACCATACAGGGCCTCGACCCCGAAAGGGCGGCTGAGATGGGCATGCCAGGGGCCAGGGGAGTGGTCGTCTCGGATGTTGCGGAAGGCTCCCCGGCCCAGGTTGCGGGGCTCATGCCTGGTGACGTAATAACCGAGGCCGGCGGCCGGGACGTAAGGAGCGCAAGCGACCTCATTACGGCCATACGCTCGGCAGGGGTCGGCAGGAACATCGAGCTTGACGTGCTGAGGGGCGGGGCAGAGGAGAGCTTCAACGTGCAGCTCTCGGCCATGCCGAAAGGCGCAATGCAGGAGCGCGGACGCGCCATGATGGGCGGACAAACGGGCGGCATGATGGCGGGAGGATGTCCGATGGGGATGGAGGGGATGGGCCCCATGCGCGGCCACGGCATGGGCTTCGGTATGGGCCACGGTATGGGAATGACGGGCATGGACATGATGATGGGCCCGCGCGGCAAAAAAGGCGGCATGCCAGGGGCTTTCTATGGTAGAATGATGATGGCCGTGAAGGCCCTTGACCTCACCCCCGAGCAGAAGGCGCGGGCTACCGAGCTGTACACGGACTTCAGGAAGCAGGCCATAAGGACCGGCGCTGACGTCAAGATCGCCAGGCTTGAGCTCCACGAGCTCCTCAAGGCCGAGCCTGTGAACATGGATAGCGTCACGGCAAAGGTGAACGAGATAACCCGTAAGCAGGCCGACCTGATGATGGCGGGCATAAGGGGGGTAGAGGAGTTCAAAAAAACCCTTACCCCCGAGCAGCGCGGGCAGTTAAGGGACATGCTCGCGATGGACTCCGGCGGCGTAGACGACATGGAAGCCATGGCAATGGATTCCGGCGGCATGGACATGACGGACATGCCGGAATAG
- a CDS encoding bacteriohemerythrin, with the protein MGIEWSASLATGLEWQDSHHRELFKRINRLLDAMATGYGKEEVRTLFRFLDEYFVIHFEAEERAMERHGYPDAAFHKAEHARFIENISRLRNEFEKGPSSRHVIWVQREVVDWLINHIGDMDKKLGSFLKSAEAV; encoded by the coding sequence ATGGGCATAGAATGGAGCGCCAGCCTGGCAACCGGGCTGGAGTGGCAGGACAGCCATCACAGGGAGCTCTTCAAGCGCATAAACCGCCTCCTGGACGCCATGGCCACGGGCTATGGGAAGGAAGAGGTGCGCACCCTTTTCAGGTTCCTTGACGAGTACTTCGTCATCCACTTCGAGGCCGAGGAGCGGGCAATGGAAAGGCACGGCTACCCTGATGCGGCCTTCCACAAGGCCGAGCACGCGCGTTTCATCGAGAACATCTCCCGCCTGAGGAATGAGTTCGAGAAAGGGCCCTCTTCAAGGCACGTCATCTGGGTGCAGCGCGAGGTAGTTGACTGGCTCATTAACCACATAGGCGACATGGACAAGAAGCTCGGGAGCTTCCTTAAGTCAGCGGAAGCCGTCTGA
- a CDS encoding bacteriohemerythrin, giving the protein MGIEWSSHLATGVDWQDSHHRELFKRINRLLDAMAAGYGKEEVARLFNFLDEYFVVHFEAEGQAMERHNYPGAATHAAEHARFIESITRLRKEFEKGPSLKLVISVEREVVDWLLNHVAGMDKKLGNFVKSAADGQGAHPARP; this is encoded by the coding sequence ATGGGCATCGAGTGGAGCAGCCATCTTGCGACCGGGGTTGACTGGCAGGACAGCCATCACCGGGAGCTCTTCAAGCGCATAAACCGCCTCCTGGACGCCATGGCCGCCGGCTATGGAAAGGAGGAGGTCGCCAGGCTTTTCAATTTCCTGGACGAGTATTTCGTGGTCCATTTCGAGGCCGAGGGGCAGGCGATGGAGAGGCACAACTACCCCGGCGCGGCCACGCACGCAGCCGAGCACGCTCGCTTCATAGAGAGCATAACCCGGCTCAGGAAAGAGTTCGAAAAGGGGCCCTCCTTGAAGCTCGTCATAAGCGTAGAGCGCGAGGTAGTTGACTGGCTCCTTAACCATGTCGCAGGCATGGACAAGAAGCTCGGAAATTTCGTAAAATCGGCAGCGGACGGGCAAGGCGCGCACCCGGCGCGTCCTTGA
- a CDS encoding DMT family transporter, giving the protein MERNLLTGYLLAAASAVTFSVKGIFAKLIYGYGLDPVTLLALRFSIAMPLFWAAVFFFPSPRVSWKDFLYLALSGFLGLYAAALADFYGLLYIDASIERVILYTYPAIVAVLAAIFFKEKLTRVKAVSLVLTYAGLALVLKVYGGIEPGYALGAGLVLFSALIYSFSYILTQFLSTRVSGVKIAAYGTTAATMAFLATWRGQRFPEEPEVWTLLVALAVVSTFVPVLTLALGIRRIGASRAALISFIGPVSTAVLAYFILGEELDLVQIGGMALVIAGVLAVTLEKRQAGA; this is encoded by the coding sequence ATGGAAAGAAACCTGCTTACGGGCTATCTCCTGGCCGCGGCCTCTGCCGTGACCTTTTCGGTAAAAGGGATATTCGCCAAGCTCATATACGGGTACGGGCTCGACCCGGTTACGCTCCTGGCGCTCCGGTTCTCGATTGCCATGCCCTTATTCTGGGCCGCCGTCTTCTTCTTCCCCTCGCCGAGGGTCTCATGGAAGGACTTCCTTTACCTGGCGCTGAGCGGCTTTCTCGGGCTCTACGCTGCGGCGCTCGCCGACTTCTACGGCCTCCTCTATATCGACGCGTCCATCGAGAGGGTCATTCTCTACACCTATCCCGCGATAGTGGCGGTCCTTGCGGCAATATTCTTTAAGGAAAAGCTCACAAGGGTGAAGGCCGTCTCGCTCGTCCTGACGTATGCCGGGCTCGCGCTCGTCCTCAAGGTATATGGCGGCATCGAGCCCGGATACGCGCTCGGCGCGGGTCTCGTGCTCTTTTCAGCGCTCATCTATTCCTTCAGCTACATACTCACGCAGTTCCTCTCGACGCGGGTGTCCGGAGTAAAGATCGCGGCTTACGGCACTACCGCGGCGACGATGGCGTTCCTGGCGACCTGGCGGGGACAGCGCTTCCCGGAAGAGCCGGAGGTCTGGACCTTGCTCGTTGCGCTGGCGGTGGTATCCACCTTCGTGCCTGTCCTTACGCTCGCCCTCGGGATAAGGAGGATAGGCGCGAGCAGGGCGGCCCTTATAAGCTTCATAGGGCCGGTATCCACGGCGGTACTTGCGTACTTCATACTCGGAGAAGAGCTTGACCTGGTCCAGATAGGAGGAATGGCGCTGGTGATCGCGGGCGTGCTGGCCGTAACGCTTGAGAAAAGGCAAGCCGGGGCCTGA
- a CDS encoding NlpC/P60 family protein, whose product MQSAVNEPKYLSLEVPRKIALAILFILLFLLPALSYAAVNPRGMENPGHWISRMGAPDEIVLTPEEVRAFNIAAIGITDQMAELLSMPDTLPGEKVFEWIWTDFLADPGKRYDSKGRKLPGNFFIDLVRNMDLDGIGNEVKVRYGVVAERADMRGLPTYEAIHSKPGREGFDSIQYSSLYPPARVLLLHTSEDGEWGFFQAETLRGWLRMDKVAFGERNAVMPAGDEEFLVVTGNRIKVYGESALEKPMAEVVMGGVFAISSPAEGRSPWRVRFPERRQDGSLAWTDGYIKPDADVSLGYLPYTRSNIIRQAFKMLGEEYGWGGKRGLRDCSLFIQDIFATVGVKLPRNSRQQGVTGEVLAHLNTGSAREDVALALRGSDPGVTLLTLDGHVMLYLGESGGKPYVIHQIFGYADRGGMRRVGKVAVTGLDLGSRSPIGSMKLRLRGVTKMTIPEEFRIKTALDKQA is encoded by the coding sequence GTGCAGTCTGCCGTAAACGAGCCCAAGTATCTCAGCCTTGAAGTGCCGAGAAAAATAGCCCTTGCCATACTGTTCATACTCCTTTTCCTGCTGCCGGCCCTGTCCTACGCGGCCGTGAACCCCCGTGGGATGGAAAACCCCGGGCATTGGATCTCAAGGATGGGAGCCCCTGACGAAATCGTCCTTACGCCGGAAGAGGTCCGGGCTTTCAACATTGCGGCGATAGGCATAACAGACCAGATGGCGGAGCTCCTGTCAATGCCGGATACCCTCCCCGGGGAAAAGGTGTTCGAGTGGATATGGACGGACTTCCTCGCGGACCCGGGGAAGAGGTACGACTCGAAAGGACGGAAGCTCCCGGGGAACTTCTTTATCGACCTGGTCAGGAACATGGACCTGGACGGGATCGGCAATGAAGTGAAGGTCAGGTACGGCGTGGTCGCCGAGAGGGCGGACATGAGGGGCCTTCCCACTTATGAAGCGATCCATTCGAAACCGGGACGCGAGGGGTTCGACTCCATACAGTATTCGAGCCTCTATCCACCGGCGCGCGTTCTTCTCCTCCATACGAGCGAGGACGGGGAATGGGGCTTTTTCCAGGCAGAGACCCTGAGGGGCTGGTTAAGGATGGACAAGGTCGCATTCGGCGAGCGGAATGCCGTTATGCCCGCCGGCGATGAAGAGTTCCTCGTCGTAACCGGTAACAGGATTAAAGTGTACGGAGAAAGCGCCCTTGAAAAGCCGATGGCCGAGGTGGTCATGGGCGGCGTATTCGCCATTTCGTCCCCGGCTGAAGGGAGGTCCCCCTGGAGGGTAAGGTTCCCTGAGCGGCGCCAGGACGGCTCGCTCGCCTGGACAGACGGATACATAAAACCGGACGCCGATGTCAGCCTCGGTTATCTGCCTTATACGAGATCGAACATAATAAGGCAGGCCTTCAAGATGCTCGGCGAGGAGTACGGCTGGGGCGGGAAAAGAGGCCTCAGGGACTGCTCGCTTTTCATACAGGACATATTCGCGACGGTCGGCGTGAAGCTTCCGAGGAACTCAAGGCAGCAGGGCGTCACAGGGGAGGTGCTGGCGCACTTGAACACAGGGAGCGCCAGGGAGGACGTGGCGCTTGCGCTTCGGGGCTCGGACCCGGGCGTAACGCTGCTGACCCTTGACGGACATGTGATGCTTTATCTCGGCGAATCCGGGGGAAAGCCCTACGTCATACACCAGATATTCGGGTATGCGGACAGGGGCGGCATGCGGCGCGTTGGCAAGGTCGCGGTCACTGGGCTCGACCTCGGCAGCCGGTCGCCGATAGGCTCGATGAAGCTCCGGCTCCGGGGGGTCACGAAGATGACCATTCCGGAAGAGTTCAGGATAAAAACGGCTCTTGACAAGCAGGCCTGA